In one window of Nicotiana tabacum cultivar K326 chromosome 12, ASM71507v2, whole genome shotgun sequence DNA:
- the LOC107792436 gene encoding uncharacterized protein LOC107792436 produces the protein MDFPELWAIFGPGVSGAVFGAGWWFWVDAVVCSSVKVSFLHYLPGIFASLAALMFNCVRKEDIDYSPYDEGEWRLKLWLFIAYVVSFVSLAASVGLLIQDALGKSGPSAWTGVAGVLQCVFVLISGLIYWTSHSES, from the exons ATGGATTTTCCAGAGCTATGGGCAATATTTGGACCTGGGGTGTCCGGCGCTGTCTTCGGCGCCGGTTGGTGGTTCTGGGTTGATGCCGTCGTTTGTAGCTCCGTCAAAGTCTCTTTCCTTCATTATCTCCCAG GTATATTCGCGTCTTTGGCTGCTTTGATGTTTAATTGCGTAAGGAAAGAGGACATTGACTACTCTCCTTATGATGAAGGCGAGTGGAG GTTGAAGCTGTGGCTTTTTATTGCATATGTCGTATCCTTTGTGTCTTTGGCAGCATCAGTTGGGCTATTGATACAAGACGCGCTCGGAAAATCTGGTCCTTCAGCTTGGACAGGAGTTGCAGGTGTTCTGCAATGTGTGTTTGTTTTAATCAG CGGTCTGATCTATTGGACATCACATTCAGAATCTTGA